Proteins encoded in a region of the Streptococcus sanguinis genome:
- the manA gene encoding mannose-6-phosphate isomerase, class I, with translation MSEPLFLQSVMQEKIWGGTKLRDVFGYEIPSDHVGEYWAISAHPNGVSIVKNGRFAGQKLDALYAEHRELFGDRPEPVFPLLTKILDANDWLSVQVHPDDAYGLEHEGELGKTECWYVIAADEGAEIIYGHNAKSKEELRQQIESKDWDHLLTKIPVKAGDFFYVPSGTMHAIGSGILILETQQSSDTTYRVYDFDRKDDAGNLRELHLEQSIDVLTIGEPANSHPVTIQADSLTSTLLVANDFFAVYKWDIAGSVNFKKTADYSLVSVLEGVGELEVDGAVYPLEKGDHFILPSDVTEWTLSGDLQLIISHP, from the coding sequence ATGTCAGAACCATTATTTCTACAGTCTGTGATGCAGGAGAAGATTTGGGGCGGCACCAAGCTGCGCGATGTCTTTGGCTATGAGATTCCCAGCGACCATGTAGGGGAGTACTGGGCTATTTCGGCTCATCCTAATGGTGTGTCAATCGTCAAGAACGGACGCTTTGCCGGTCAGAAGTTAGATGCGCTCTATGCCGAACACCGGGAGCTTTTTGGCGATCGTCCAGAACCTGTCTTTCCGCTTTTGACGAAGATTTTAGATGCTAATGACTGGCTCAGTGTTCAGGTCCATCCTGATGATGCCTATGGACTAGAGCACGAAGGGGAGCTTGGTAAGACTGAATGCTGGTATGTCATTGCTGCAGACGAAGGAGCAGAGATTATCTATGGTCACAATGCCAAGAGCAAGGAAGAGCTGCGCCAGCAGATTGAGAGCAAGGACTGGGACCATCTCCTGACCAAAATCCCAGTAAAAGCTGGTGATTTCTTCTATGTACCAAGCGGCACCATGCATGCCATAGGCTCAGGTATTCTGATTTTGGAGACTCAGCAGTCCAGTGACACAACCTACCGTGTCTATGACTTTGATCGCAAGGACGATGCTGGCAATCTTCGTGAGTTGCATTTGGAGCAGTCAATTGATGTTCTGACTATCGGTGAGCCTGCTAATAGCCATCCTGTTACCATTCAGGCAGATAGTTTGACTTCTACTCTTTTGGTGGCCAATGACTTCTTTGCTGTTTACAAGTGGGATATTGCCGGTTCAGTTAATTTTAAAAAGACAGCGGACTATAGCTTGGTCAGTGTCTTGGAAGGTGTTGGTGAGCTAGAAGTTGATGGAGCTGTTTACCCGCTCGAAAAAGGGGACCATTTCATCCTGCCAAGCGACGTCACTGAATGGACCTTGTCTGGAGATTTGCAGCTGATTATCAGCCATCCATAA
- the atpB gene encoding F0F1 ATP synthase subunit A, producing the protein MEESINPTINVGPVTFDLTLLAMTLLTVLVTFGFVYWASRKMTIKPSPKQNALEYVYDFVMDFTKGNIGEHYMKNYSLFLFSLFLFVVVANNLGLMAKVQTTNGFNLWTSPTANLAFDLGFSLLVTIFCHVEGVRRQGIKGYLKGFVTPGIMTPMNILEEFTNFASLALRIYGNIFAGEVLAGLLLMWANQAAFWYPIAFIMNMVWTGFSIFISCIQAYVFTMLTSMYLGKKINGGEE; encoded by the coding sequence TTGGAAGAAAGTATCAATCCAACTATCAATGTCGGTCCTGTGACCTTTGATTTGACCCTGCTGGCCATGACCCTGCTGACGGTGCTTGTAACTTTTGGATTTGTTTATTGGGCAAGTCGAAAGATGACGATTAAGCCGTCACCAAAGCAGAATGCTCTGGAATATGTCTATGACTTTGTCATGGATTTTACCAAGGGAAATATTGGCGAGCATTATATGAAGAATTATTCGCTCTTTCTATTCTCCCTCTTTCTTTTCGTAGTGGTGGCTAATAACTTGGGATTGATGGCCAAGGTTCAGACAACCAATGGCTTTAATCTCTGGACATCGCCAACAGCTAATCTCGCTTTTGACTTGGGATTCTCTCTTTTGGTGACAATTTTCTGTCATGTGGAAGGAGTCCGACGTCAAGGGATAAAAGGATATCTAAAAGGTTTTGTGACTCCGGGTATCATGACACCCATGAATATCTTGGAAGAGTTCACTAATTTTGCTTCCTTAGCTTTGCGGATTTATGGAAACATTTTTGCAGGTGAGGTACTGGCTGGTTTGCTCCTCATGTGGGCAAATCAAGCAGCATTTTGGTATCCAATTGCCTTTATTATGAACATGGTTTGGACTGGTTTTTCCATCTTTATTTCCTGTATCCAAGCCTATGTTTTTACCATGCTAACATCTATGTATCTTGGTAAAAAGATTAATGGTGGGGAAGAATAA
- a CDS encoding F0F1 ATP synthase subunit delta has translation MDKKQYAIIEKYALPFVQTVFEKGQQEDVFEKLSQIKAVFAETGLADFLSHIGISDREKEKSLRLFQNSGSQLLDNLIEIVILNHREDLFYEIVLESQHQLEKISNEFEVTLRSVQPLTASQKEKIRPIIEQKMGLKVRSLKEELDSSLIGGFVISANNKTIDASIKRQLQVVKEKLK, from the coding sequence ATGGATAAGAAGCAATACGCAATCATTGAGAAATATGCTTTGCCTTTTGTTCAGACGGTCTTTGAAAAAGGTCAGCAAGAAGATGTTTTTGAAAAACTGAGTCAGATTAAGGCTGTTTTCGCGGAGACCGGTCTTGCTGACTTTTTGTCACATATCGGCATCAGTGACCGCGAGAAAGAAAAGAGTCTGAGACTCTTTCAAAACTCTGGTTCGCAATTGCTTGATAATCTGATTGAAATTGTCATTCTCAATCATCGTGAAGACCTCTTTTATGAGATTGTGCTGGAGAGTCAGCACCAGCTTGAAAAGATCAGCAATGAGTTTGAGGTGACGCTGCGCTCTGTTCAGCCTTTGACAGCCAGTCAGAAGGAGAAGATTCGGCCGATTATTGAGCAGAAAATGGGCCTAAAGGTTCGCTCGCTCAAGGAAGAATTGGACAGCAGCTTGATTGGCGGCTTTGTCATCTCTGCCAATAACAAAACAATTGATGCAAGCATAAAACGTCAATTGCAAGTCGTTAAAGAAAAATTGAAATAG
- the atpA gene encoding F0F1 ATP synthase subunit alpha: MAINAQEISALIKQQIENFQPNFDVTETGVVTYIGDGIARAHGLDNAMSGELLIFENGSYGMAQNLESTDVGIIILGDFTDIREGDTIRRTGKIMEVPVGEALIGRVVDPLGRPVDGLGDIVTDKTRPVETPAPGVMQRKSVSEPLQTGLKAIDALVPIGRGQRELIIGDRQTGKTTIAIDAILNQKGQDMICIYVAIGQKESTVRTQVETLRQYGALDYTIVVTASASQPSPLLFLAPYAGVAMAEEFMYNGKHVLIVYDDLSKQAVAYRELSLLLRRPPGREAFPGDVFYLHSRLLERSAKVSDELGGGSITALPFIETQAGDISAYIATNVISITDGQIFLSDSLFNAGVRPAIDAGSSVSRVGGSAQIKAMKKVAGTLRIDLASYRELEAFTKFGSDLDAATQAKLNRGRRTVEVLKQPIHEPLPVEKQVVILYALTHGFLDSVPVDDILRFESELFAYFDAHQESIYETIRTTKDLPSEEVLDAAITEFIDQSSFK, translated from the coding sequence TTGGCGATTAACGCACAAGAAATCAGCGCTTTAATTAAGCAACAAATTGAAAATTTCCAGCCAAATTTTGACGTCACAGAAACAGGGGTCGTCACTTATATTGGTGATGGAATTGCGCGCGCTCATGGTCTGGATAATGCTATGAGCGGAGAGCTCTTAATCTTTGAAAATGGCTCTTATGGTATGGCGCAAAATTTAGAGTCAACCGATGTTGGGATTATCATCTTGGGAGACTTTACAGACATTCGTGAGGGAGATACCATTCGCCGGACTGGCAAAATCATGGAAGTTCCTGTGGGCGAGGCCTTGATTGGGCGGGTTGTTGATCCGCTGGGTCGTCCTGTTGATGGACTGGGTGACATTGTCACGGACAAGACACGTCCGGTTGAAACACCAGCTCCGGGTGTCATGCAGCGTAAGTCAGTATCTGAGCCTTTGCAGACAGGTCTCAAGGCTATTGATGCCTTGGTTCCAATTGGCCGCGGCCAGCGGGAGCTGATTATCGGGGACCGTCAGACTGGGAAGACGACCATTGCCATTGATGCCATCCTGAACCAGAAAGGTCAGGATATGATTTGTATCTATGTGGCGATTGGTCAGAAAGAATCTACAGTCCGTACGCAAGTAGAAACGCTGCGTCAGTATGGTGCTTTGGACTATACGATTGTCGTGACAGCCTCTGCTTCACAGCCGTCGCCTTTGCTTTTCCTAGCGCCTTATGCTGGTGTGGCGATGGCAGAAGAGTTCATGTACAATGGCAAGCATGTTTTGATTGTCTATGATGATCTGTCTAAACAAGCGGTAGCCTATCGTGAATTGTCCCTCTTGCTTCGTCGTCCGCCAGGCCGTGAGGCCTTTCCAGGGGATGTTTTCTATCTACATAGCCGTCTCTTGGAGCGTTCAGCCAAGGTTTCTGATGAGCTGGGCGGAGGTTCGATTACAGCTCTGCCATTTATTGAAACGCAGGCAGGAGACATTTCGGCTTATATCGCGACCAACGTGATTTCAATCACTGATGGACAAATTTTCCTCAGCGACAGCTTGTTCAATGCTGGGGTACGTCCGGCCATTGATGCAGGTTCTTCTGTATCAAGGGTTGGGGGCTCAGCCCAAATCAAGGCTATGAAGAAAGTAGCTGGAACCCTGCGTATCGATTTGGCTTCTTATCGGGAGCTCGAGGCCTTTACTAAGTTTGGTAGTGATTTGGATGCGGCAACGCAGGCCAAGCTCAATCGTGGCCGCAGAACTGTAGAAGTCTTGAAGCAGCCGATTCATGAGCCGCTGCCGGTTGAAAAGCAGGTCGTGATTCTCTATGCTTTGACCCATGGTTTCTTAGACAGTGTGCCAGTAGATGATATTTTGCGCTTTGAGTCAGAACTATTTGCCTACTTTGATGCACATCAAGAAAGCATTTATGAAACCATTCGGACAACGAAAGACCTTCCAAGTGAGGAAGTCTTGGATGCTGCCATTACTGAGTTTATAGACCAGTCTAGCTTCAAATAA
- a CDS encoding phosphatase PAP2 family protein, whose protein sequence is MKDYTIFYQQLMTPFRSRPQWLKGLVYFNRGMTLFIPIVYGLVLISAFLTEGWKGLLTFFFLPAIGFGLLSAIRKRLNQARPYEKWGIQPLLAKDTSGKSMPSRHVFSATVISMCLLYFFWLPGLICLLLSAGLAVVRVIGGVHYPKDVLVGYLCGICWGALLFLL, encoded by the coding sequence ATGAAAGACTACACGATTTTTTATCAACAATTAATGACTCCCTTTCGCAGTCGCCCTCAGTGGCTGAAAGGGTTGGTTTACTTCAATAGGGGAATGACCCTCTTCATACCTATTGTTTATGGTCTCGTTCTAATCAGTGCCTTTCTGACGGAAGGCTGGAAAGGATTGCTTACTTTTTTCTTCTTACCAGCCATTGGATTTGGCCTGTTGTCAGCTATTCGCAAACGACTGAATCAAGCACGCCCTTATGAAAAATGGGGTATTCAGCCCTTGCTGGCCAAGGATACATCAGGCAAGTCCATGCCCAGCCGCCATGTTTTTTCGGCGACTGTTATTTCCATGTGTCTACTCTACTTTTTCTGGCTGCCGGGACTTATCTGCCTCTTGCTTTCAGCAGGGCTGGCCGTAGTGCGTGTGATTGGCGGAGTGCACTATCCAAAGGATGTGCTAGTCGGCTATCTTTGCGGCATTTGCTGGGGAGCTTTACTTTTTTTACTATAA
- a CDS encoding F0F1 ATP synthase subunit C: protein MNLTFLGLCFACFGVSIAEGLIMSNLFKAASRQPEIIGQLRSLLILGIAFVEGTFFVTLAMAFVIK, encoded by the coding sequence ATGAATTTAACATTTTTAGGACTTTGTTTTGCCTGCTTTGGCGTATCAATTGCTGAAGGTTTGATTATGAGTAATTTATTTAAGGCAGCGTCTCGTCAGCCAGAAATTATCGGTCAATTGAGAAGCCTCCTAATCTTGGGAATTGCCTTTGTCGAAGGTACTTTCTTTGTAACGCTGGCTATGGCTTTTGTTATCAAATAA
- the atpF gene encoding F0F1 ATP synthase subunit B yields MNITIGEIIGNFILIAGSFLLLVFLIKKFAWGNIVGILDQRAQKISDDIDGAEAARKKAEDLAQKREEALAGSRAEAVAIVETAKETAEKNKAGILADAAEEAGRLKAKANQEIAQNKAEAMSSIKGEVADLTVTLASKILSQELDKEAQSELIDRYIKQLGDA; encoded by the coding sequence ATGAACATAACCATAGGTGAAATTATTGGCAACTTTATCCTGATTGCCGGCTCTTTTCTTCTTTTAGTATTTCTCATTAAGAAGTTTGCTTGGGGCAATATTGTCGGGATTTTAGACCAGCGTGCTCAAAAGATTTCAGACGATATTGATGGTGCAGAAGCTGCTCGTAAGAAGGCAGAAGACTTGGCGCAAAAGCGCGAGGAAGCTCTGGCAGGAAGTCGTGCGGAAGCCGTTGCTATTGTTGAGACAGCTAAGGAGACAGCTGAAAAGAACAAGGCTGGAATCCTAGCTGATGCAGCAGAAGAAGCAGGGCGTCTGAAGGCTAAAGCCAATCAGGAAATTGCCCAAAATAAGGCAGAGGCTATGAGCAGCATCAAAGGAGAAGTGGCTGACTTGACAGTGACTCTGGCTAGTAAGATTTTGAGTCAGGAGCTGGATAAGGAAGCTCAGAGCGAGCTCATTGACCGCTATATCAAACAGTTAGGAGATGCCTGA